The genomic window CCCAAACAAAAATTTAAAAGATGAAAAAAATACTATACAAATATATAAGCGTTTTAACGATTTTGGTAACTATATATTCTTGCCACTAACCGAAGAGCTGGACGATTATGAACCCTTATATTCATTAGACGCCGAAGATGCAATTGATACACAAGAGACTGCAGAATTAGCGTTAGTTGGAGCATATTCTGGTTTTACACAAAAAGAAGGTAGCCCATTTCCAGATATGTTTATTATTCCAGATGTTTTAAGTGGATAGCACTGTAGGGCGCATATTTTCTTCAGATCCAGAAGAAGCGGCCTTTATTCAAAACGATCCAATTTCAACTGGTACGGTTAGAACATTAAACATTTATACTGGTTTATATGAATTTATTAATAGAACAAATTGGATAAGTACTGTAGAAGGACTTGACGATGATATTTTTGAACCTCAAGTAAGACGTACAGAAATAATTGCTGAAGCTAAAATTCTAAGAGCTTTAGGACATTTTTATTTGTTACGCAATTTTGGTCAGTTTTACGATATTAATTCAAAATATGGTATAAATACAAGATTAGAGCCCGCCAAATCGGCTGAAGCATACTCTAGAGATTCAGTTTTAGAAACTTACGAAACGATATTAAATGATTTGGAATATGGTATTGAGAATGGTCCTAGTTTAAGAACTAAAGGCTATACTAATAGCACCTTTGCAAAAGGATTAAAAGCTAGAGTATTATTATATATGCAGCGTTATAGCGAAGCGGCTATTGTAGCAAAAGAAAATTGAGAGTTCCAATAGTAACTTCAGTTTAGAACCTACTTTTTTATCTATTTTTGATGATCATGAATCATCCGTAATATTTCAAAGTTCAGAAATTTTATTTGGGACAAGAGGGAACCTGCAGCTACTATATGGGATCTTATTACAGTGGTTTTTTGCCACTATTACTCAGGATTATTTCAGTTAATGGATCGTTGAATGTTAATGGACAGACAATTAATATTGGTGTTCAGAACGAACAGAAGAAATATTTTTTCCGAACTCATCGTATGGAGGATATTATTCAACAAAATACACTTCAAATTTCACAGACGGAGATTATGACATGATTTACCATATGCGTATGGCTGAAGTTTATTTAATATTTGCCGAAGCAAATGCCAGAGCAAATAATATGGTAAAACCAGAAGCTTTGGAAGCATTAAATACAATTCGACAGGGCAGGGGCAACTTCGACTGGTGAAGGCGGTTTTGAGAAGTATACGACAACTATAAGTTTAGATCAATTTCTTACGGCTGTTCGTTATGAAAAATTAGCAGAGTTGTATTCAGAAGTGGGGAGACATGGTACGATCTAATTCGCTACGATTATAGCGATGGTTTTAATTCAGGTTTTCAGGTATCTGATGTTAAAGCATCAGCCACAGATCCAGAAAAATTTATTTTACCAATTCCAACTGAGACTATAGATGCAGGAGGGAATATGATTGTTCAAAATCCAGGTTATGACGATTAATTTTAATAAAAGTATGGATAATGCACTGGCTTTAAAACCCGTGATTTGCCATAATCCTTATGCAATCAGAAATACCTAATATTAAATTTTAAAACACTTAGAAATGAAAAAGCTTATAGCACTGTTTTGTGTTATCCTGATACTCATAGCTTGTCGAGATGATATAAAATTAAAGCCTGGTATAAAATTTCTGGTAAAGTTCGAGGAATGGAGACTGGAAAATTATTTCTTATTTCAAAAAAGCCGAGCGGAATTCAGGTTGATACTTTATATGTAAAGTCTGGAAATTTAATTTCAGAAACAGTCTGGAGAATGATGTACTAGAAGCATATATTGCAGATCAGCCTAATTATCGTTCAAGTAATAATAAAGCCAGCATTTATATAGAACCAACTCGTATGCAATTACAACTTAATACCAGTGATTTTGAAAGTGTTGAATTAACAGGTTCTCAAACACAGGAGGACGCTGAAGCATTACAGCAAAAGCAAAAGGAACTGCGGTTAAAATATAAAAATGAGCTTGGCGCTTATTCAGCTAATGGAGAGCGACTAAAAAAAGCCAAAAACCCTGAAAAAAAAAAGAATTAAAATGGAAGGATGACGAATTGAGAGGTGAGCTTCAACCTTATTTCGAAGAAGAAAAAGCTTGTCAAACAATTTATCAACACATCCAAAATCGTATATAAGCTTTGAAAATATACTTTATATGATAGAGGATTCACTCAGGAAGAAGCCAGAAAAGTTTATAATGAATTTCCAGAGAGCTTTAAAAAAGAAAACTTGGATCGGTGATTAAAAAACAAATCGACGATAAGTCAAAAGGTATCGTAGGTGCAACTGCTGAAAATTTTAGTAAGGTGGATATTGATGGCAAACCTCTAAAATTAGAAGATTTTAAAGGACAATATGTATTATTAGATTTTTGGGCTTCGTGGTGTATTCCCTGTAGAAAAGGAAATCCGCATTTGTTGAAGATATACGATAATTATAATGACAAAGGTTTTGAAATAATAGGTGTTTCTGATGATGATAGAAATCCTGATGCATGGCTAAAAGCAGTAAAAAAAGATAGAATAGGAGTATGGCGTCATATCTTAAGAGGGATGGAGGTGGATACCACCAGTGGAGGATTCAAAATAGTCAATCAAGGTATCACAGAAGGATACAATATTTCTTCTTTACCGACTAAGATATTAGTAGATCCAGATGGAAAAATAGTTGGGCGTTACGACGGAAGTAAAGCAGATGAGGAAGCTTTGGATAAGAAGTTGGCAGATTTATACGAGTAAGTATTGAATCATATTCTATTTCATTTAACTTAACAATTTTGTCAAAGATTTTAAAGCCTGCTCTATAATTGCTAATACCTTAAATCCTAAGTATTTTTAGATGAAAAAGAGTATGAGAAAGATAGGAGTTAAAAGTGTTTTACGAATTTTGATGGGATCTGCGATGGTCTTTGCGGGTATCGCTCATCTATCTTTTAAGCGAAAAGAATTTCAGGCACAGGTGCCAAGATGGTTGCCAACAGACCAAAAAACAATGGATTTGACAGTGCTTAGTTCTGGTATTACAGAAATTACTTTAGGCTTGTTAATGATTTTATGGAAAGAAAAGAGGATAACTACCGTCTAATGTTGGCGCTTTTCTATGTACTTATTTTTCCTGGCAATATTTCACAATATCAAAATAAGATTGATGCATTTAGCTTAGATAGCGACACTAAACGTTTTGTTCGATTACTGTTTCAACCCGTTTTAATTTATGGAGCATTATGGACTACCGGTGCAGACAAATATTTGATAGAGAAATGCGATTTTCAAAAGTGTCTTAAAAATTAGAAGACTTTAAACTCAAAATCCATTAATTCACTACGATTTAAATAAAAAATTCAGCGGAGTAGCTACTATGATATTGAGCCTGCTATTTTGCTGGATGTTATTTAATTGAGCTTTGCCATTTTTTGATTAAATTCTTCCGAAACAGAGTATAAGCAATAGGTCTGTTTCCTCTTTAAATTCTTTCCTAATACGTTTAAGAGCAATACTCATCTGTGCTTCCACAGTTTTTACAGAAATCTGTAGTTTTTCCGCAACTTCTTTATAAGAATAGCCTTTTTGCTTATGCATTTTAAATATCATTTTGCATCGATCGGGAAGGTCATTTACGGTCTTTTCAATCAGTTTTATTTTTTTCTGAAAATCTTCTTCAGGTTCTTCTACTAAAAGTTGAAGCGCTTGATGCTTTAGACCCTCTAAGTAGCTTTTGTTTTTCTTTTCTTTTCTGAAATTATCAACAAATCTATTATATGCTGAAGTATACAAATAACTTTTTACTGAAGTTGTTAAATTGATCTGATTTCTTTTTTCCCATAATTTAATAAAGGTATTCTGAGCAATGTCTTCGGCATCTGCAGTCTTATCAGCATACTGTAAAAGATAGGCTACCAGGGGTTGGTATAATTCATTGAAAAGTAGGGTGAACGACTTTTCATCCCCCTTTTCCCATAAATTATTCAATTCAGAATTAGTCATATTTACTGCAAGAAACGATAAAGGTTAAAAAAAAATTAATTTTTCTTTAAGGGTAGCTTTATTTTTTTCGTCATTAATGTGTAAAATAGTGTATATACGATGGGTAATATTGATAATTTAATATCAAAATTTCAAAATAAAAGCATTAGTGATGAAGAATTGTCTGAGCTTGAAAATTGGGTAAAAGATAGTAAAGATAATAACGATTATTTTATAAAGAGCGTTCAGACCGACTATTTAATTTCATCTTTTTATCGAAAGCAAGAAGAAATTCCGAATTTATCAAATCTGAAAAAACCAATAATTGCTCTAAATTCGAAAAAACAGCGTGCTAATTTGATGAAATTTGCAGCTATTTTTATTGTTGCACTTATAGCTTCCAGTACGGCATACTTCTACTTTTTTAATCCGGCAGAAACTACTTATGCGCCCGGAAAATTATTATCACGAATGAAAATGGTGAAAAAATAACCGTAGACTATCAAATTAAACAGATCGTATATAATGAAGAAGGAGAAGTTTCAAATTTGGGATCACAAGTAAAAAAGAATCCAAATACTAGCGAAAAAGACAATAATAGGTTAGCGTATAACACGATTAATGTACCTAAAGGAAAGCGCATCCAATTAGTGTTATCAGATGGAACGAAAGTATATCTTAATTCTGAAAGTTCACTACGATTTCCTTCTCACTTTCCAAAAACAGAACAGTTACGAAAGGTCAGTATTACCGGCGAGGCAGTTTTCGAAGTACATAAAGATTCTTTAAAACCTTTTATAGTAGAGGCAGGTATGCTGAATATAGAAGTTTTGGGAACACGATTTAATGTAGATGCCTATCCTCAATCTAAACAAATTTCGACTACACTGGCAGAAGGATCGGTACAGATAAATTACGACAATGAAGTTTTTAAACTAGAACCAGGTGAAGCCGGAATACTTAGCCAAAATACAGATGTGCTGAGCGTAGAAAAAGTAAATGTAGCTAATAAAATGGCTTGGGTAGACGATCGTCTATTGTTTATTAACGAGTCCTTTGCAGAAATTCAAAAGAAAATTGAGCGCAGTTACGGAGTTCAAATTATTAATAAAAATGCCCATTTAAATGACGTACGGTTTAACGGGATTTCGATATCAAATCAGAAACTATCGAGGATGTACTAGATGCCTTTAAAGCAGTAGACTTTTTCGAATATACTTATAAAAAATAATATAGTAACCATTAAAAAATAAACGATGACTTAGCGCTTAAACAAAAAGGGAATGCGCCAACATTCCCTCAAACAATTAACTATTTCCTCAAACAATTAAAAGTTATTCAAAATTATGAAAATAAAGTATTTGAAGATGAAAGCTTCATTCATTTTAACCTTGTTTTGTGTTTTGCAGGTTTCTGCACTAGAAACCCTTGCTCAAAAATTTAATATTGATCTGGATGGGGCTAAGGTTACCCACGTTATAGAACAGATCAAACAACAAAGTGATTATAAGTTTTTTTACAAAGACGATGTGATTAATGAAGAATGGCAGGTCAATATTCATAGCGATAGTGAAGAGATTACTAATGTTTTAAAGCAGCTGTTCAAAAATTTACCGGTGAGTTTTGTCATTCAGAAAAAGCAAATTATTCTGAAAAAAAAGAACCAGTTTCGTCTCCTGAAACTAGTAGTATCGATATACAGCGTTATATTGATGGTACGGTAAAAGACGAATCTAATTTCCCAATTATGGGAGTTACCGTTTGGTTAAAAGGTTCTCGCGTAGGATCTGTTACAGATGAAGATGGAAAGTTCAGAATGCAGGCTGTTACCGAGATACTTTGGTTTTTAGTTTTATAGGTTTTAAAACCAAAGAACATGTGCTAACGAAAAAAACTTAGCTATTAAGCTGGAAACCGATATTAGTGGTTTAGATCAGGTTACGGTGGTTTCTACCGGTTATCAAAAAATCAATAAAGAGCGTGCAACAGGTTCGTTTTCTACCATAAGCGGAGAAGAGTTACAACAAGTACCGGTAAACAATGTGATGCATCAGTTGGAAGGGCGAGTTCCTGGTCTACAAATCGAAATTTTAGAATCTGATAATACATTTGTTTACGACAATCTTGAAAGAGAAACCGAGGGAATACCAGCTATAATTTTCAAATTAGAGGCCAGTCGACTATTGATGGTAATAA from Zunongwangia endophytica includes these protein-coding regions:
- a CDS encoding RagB/SusD family nutrient uptake outer membrane protein, with protein sequence MDSTVGRIFSSDPEEAAFIQNDPISTGTVRTLNIYTGLYEFINRTNWISTVEGLDDDIFEPQVRRTEIIAEAKILRALGHFYLLRNFGQFYDINSKYGINTRLEPAKSAEAYSRDSVLETYETILNDLEYGIENGPSLRTKGYTNSTFAKGLKARVLLYMQRYSEAAIVAKEN
- a CDS encoding RagB/SusD family nutrient uptake outer membrane protein → MFFPNSSYGGYYSTKYTSNFTDGDYDMIYHMRMAEVYLIFAEANARANNMVKPEALEALNTIRQGRGNFDW
- a CDS encoding TlpA family protein disulfide reductase — encoded protein: MIKKQIDDKSKGIVGATAENFSKVDIDGKPLKLEDFKGQYVLLDFWASWCIPCRKGNPHLLKIYDNYNDKGFEIIGVSDDDRNPDAWLKAVKKDRIGVWRHILRGMEVDTTSGGFKIVNQGITEGYNISSLPTKILVDPDGKIVGRYDGSKADEEALDKKLADLYE
- a CDS encoding DoxX family protein encodes the protein MERKEDNYRLMLALFYVLIFPGNISQYQNKIDAFSLDSDTKRFVRLLFQPVLIYGALWTTGADKYLIEKCDFQKCLKN
- a CDS encoding RNA polymerase sigma-70 factor, whose product is MTNSELNNLWEKGDEKSFTLLFNELYQPLVAYLLQYADKTADAEDIAQNTFIKLWEKRNQINLTTSVKSYLYTSAYNRFVDNFRKEKKNKSYLEGLKHQALQLLVEEPEEDFQKKIKLIEKTVNDLPDRCKMIFKMHKQKGYSYKEVAEKLQISVKTVEAQMSIALKRIRKEFKEETDLLLILCFGRI
- a CDS encoding FecR family protein — protein: MGSQVKKNPNTSEKDNNRLAYNTINVPKGKRIQLVLSDGTKVYLNSESSLRFPSHFPKTEQLRKVSITGEAVFEVHKDSLKPFIVEAGMLNIEVLGTRFNVDAYPQSKQISTTLAEGSVQINYDNEVFKLEPGEAGILSQNTDVLSVEKVNVANKMAWVDDRLLFINESFAEIQKKIERSYGVQIINKNAHLNDVRFNGISISNQKLSRMY
- a CDS encoding secretin and TonB N-terminal domain-containing protein, whose protein sequence is MKIKYLKMKASFILTLFCVLQVSALETLAQKFNIDLDGAKVTHVIEQIKQQSDYKFFYKDDVINEEWQVNIHSDSEEITNVLKQLFKNLPVSFVIQKKQIILKKKNQFRLLKLVVSIYSVILMVR